One Pseudomonas lalucatii genomic window carries:
- a CDS encoding DUF1329 domain-containing protein: protein MNKPFRFAALALAMSAGVAQADPAMIDRSFYPYQAEKPAFAGLGAGLTINKANVAQFKDIIDPAFYGFIENGWLDMQVGETTSFDLHPSYVEATRQGHDKVKLGAKPGEIDGWVAGRPFPQEPDANDPRAGEKLAWNYKYGYNWGDSAAISPFYWKYRDMNSAKVERTIKFDFHFLNFTGRVNQQPLPAITPNPSQLFRGIYVKVLEPYDVRNTQLLIHRAEDDLKRDNSWLYLGFQRRVRRLATGQVTDAFLGSDLMIEDFEGYNGRISDMNWSYKGTRFMLMPFYNHNDLALDSETHQDSDGYRVVAFGGKGGCFPEITWQLRKVYEVEAAPVDASHPLTKRVHYIDAQTFTVPRTISYDRKGSLWKTFTIGQAHPDHHLAKNKGSGVSIDDSFSMIDVQAMHCTTGQFKGQVDPEMSKPEMFSVQHMRATGN from the coding sequence ATGAACAAGCCTTTCCGTTTCGCCGCCCTCGCCCTGGCCATGAGTGCAGGTGTCGCCCAGGCCGACCCGGCCATGATTGATCGTTCCTTCTATCCCTACCAGGCCGAGAAACCAGCCTTTGCCGGACTCGGTGCCGGCCTGACCATTAACAAGGCCAACGTCGCCCAGTTCAAGGACATCATCGATCCGGCCTTCTACGGCTTTATCGAGAATGGCTGGCTGGACATGCAGGTCGGCGAGACCACCTCCTTCGACCTGCACCCCAGCTATGTCGAGGCCACCCGTCAAGGCCATGACAAGGTCAAGCTAGGCGCAAAACCTGGCGAGATCGACGGCTGGGTCGCCGGTCGGCCCTTCCCCCAGGAGCCGGATGCCAATGATCCGCGCGCCGGCGAAAAACTGGCCTGGAACTACAAGTACGGCTACAACTGGGGCGACAGCGCCGCCATCTCGCCGTTCTACTGGAAGTACCGCGACATGAACTCGGCCAAGGTCGAACGCACCATCAAGTTCGACTTTCACTTCCTCAACTTCACCGGCCGGGTCAACCAGCAGCCGCTGCCGGCAATCACCCCTAACCCCTCGCAGCTGTTTCGCGGCATCTACGTCAAGGTGCTCGAGCCCTATGACGTGCGTAACACCCAGTTGCTGATCCACCGCGCCGAGGACGACCTCAAGCGCGACAACTCCTGGCTCTACCTGGGCTTCCAGCGCCGCGTGCGGCGCCTGGCCACCGGCCAGGTGACCGACGCCTTCCTCGGCTCAGACCTGATGATCGAGGACTTCGAAGGCTACAACGGACGTATCTCCGACATGAACTGGAGCTACAAGGGCACCCGGTTCATGCTGATGCCCTTCTACAACCACAACGATCTGGCGCTAGACAGCGAAACCCACCAGGACAGCGACGGATACCGGGTGGTCGCCTTCGGAGGCAAGGGCGGATGTTTCCCGGAGATCACCTGGCAGCTGCGCAAGGTCTACGAGGTCGAAGCCGCGCCGGTGGACGCCAGCCACCCGCTGACCAAGCGCGTGCACTACATCGACGCCCAGACCTTCACCGTTCCGCGCACCATCTCCTATGACCGCAAGGGCTCGCTGTGGAAGACCTTCACCATCGGTCAGGCTCACCCAGACCATCACTTGGCGAAGAACAAGGGCAGCGGCGTGTCGATCGACGACAGCTTCAGCATGATCGACGTGCAGGCAATGCACTGCACCACCGGCCAGTTCAAGGGTCAGGTCGATCCGGAAATGAGCAAGCCGGAAATGTTCAGCGTGCAGCACATGCGCGCTACCGGTAACTGA
- a CDS encoding methyl-accepting chemotaxis protein, translated as MTRATPSIAADQLLLLTDSQANILYASPALCRQAGFSESALIGRPASCLRHPDMPLGPIKDLWATLGRGQSWMGMLKNRRADGQPFWVDAFISPVLEDGKIREYQAIYRQAQDQAIQRAAAIYRTRSQGRQPSALRWQWLTRNRAQTLLALVAFSPLGLLALSQSPQLGGAVLFACVSLCWLLLSLHAKPFAVLVAHSRHIVEHPIKQLIYTGRIDEIGQLQLSNRLQEARLASMVARIGDSSRRVSAHSDHTRQLLSTSNQAAEQQQQALDGISAAVEQLSATIQEVAGNTRNAAEQTHQAQALSNDGQRQVGNAHQSMAALAATLEQSAAAVTALSRHSQTIGGILEVIRSIAEQTNLLALNAAIEAARAGENGRGFAVVADEVRSLAQRTQASTDEIQGMIAALRQGTAQVVGAMQQGLQQSRASVEQVDATAQALAHITLRIGEIADSSSQIAAAGHQQSQAAEEINQKIHALQGLASHSLQLQRDTLEIADQVSSQASRQRALIEHMYGH; from the coding sequence ATGACGCGCGCCACGCCTTCCATCGCAGCGGATCAGCTCCTGCTGCTGACCGACAGCCAGGCCAACATCCTCTATGCCAGCCCGGCCTTGTGCCGTCAGGCTGGTTTCAGCGAAAGCGCCCTGATCGGCCGCCCCGCCTCCTGCCTGCGTCACCCGGACATGCCACTGGGACCGATCAAGGATCTCTGGGCAACCCTCGGCCGCGGCCAGTCCTGGATGGGCATGCTGAAAAACCGCCGGGCCGATGGACAGCCGTTCTGGGTCGACGCCTTCATCAGCCCGGTCCTGGAAGACGGCAAGATACGCGAATACCAGGCCATCTATCGCCAAGCCCAAGACCAGGCGATCCAGCGCGCCGCCGCCATCTACCGGACACGCAGCCAGGGCAGACAGCCGTCGGCATTGCGCTGGCAATGGCTGACCCGCAACCGCGCCCAGACTCTGCTGGCATTAGTGGCCTTCAGCCCGCTCGGCCTGCTCGCGCTGAGCCAGAGCCCGCAGCTTGGCGGCGCCGTACTGTTCGCGTGCGTCAGTCTCTGCTGGCTGCTATTGAGCCTGCATGCCAAGCCCTTTGCCGTGCTGGTGGCGCACAGTCGGCACATCGTTGAGCACCCGATCAAACAGCTGATCTACACCGGACGGATCGACGAAATCGGCCAGTTGCAGCTGAGCAACCGTCTACAGGAGGCGCGTTTGGCGTCCATGGTGGCGCGCATCGGCGATAGCAGCCGCCGGGTCAGCGCCCATTCCGACCACACCAGGCAACTGCTCAGCACCAGCAATCAGGCGGCCGAGCAGCAGCAACAGGCCCTGGATGGCATCAGCGCCGCGGTTGAACAACTCAGCGCGACCATTCAGGAGGTGGCGGGCAACACGCGCAATGCCGCCGAACAGACCCACCAGGCGCAAGCCTTGAGCAACGACGGCCAGCGCCAGGTGGGCAATGCGCACCAGAGCATGGCCGCCCTGGCCGCCACCCTCGAGCAATCGGCCGCGGCGGTCACCGCCCTGAGCCGGCACAGCCAGACCATTGGCGGCATTCTCGAAGTGATCCGCAGCATCGCCGAACAGACCAACCTGCTGGCCCTGAATGCGGCCATCGAAGCGGCGCGGGCCGGTGAGAATGGCCGCGGCTTTGCCGTGGTGGCCGACGAGGTGCGTTCCCTGGCCCAGCGCACCCAGGCTTCCACCGACGAGATCCAGGGCATGATCGCAGCCCTGCGCCAAGGTACGGCGCAGGTGGTCGGGGCCATGCAGCAGGGCCTGCAACAATCGCGGGCCAGCGTCGAACAGGTCGACGCCACCGCCCAGGCCCTGGCGCACATCACCCTGCGCATCGGTGAGATCGCCGACAGCAGCAGCCAGATCGCCGCCGCCGGCCACCAGCAGAGCCAAGCCGCCGAGGAGATCAACCAGAAGATCCACGCCCTGCAAGGACTGGCCAGCCACAGCCTGCAACTGCAGCGCGACACCCTCGAGATCGCCGACCAGGTCAGCAGCCAAGCCAGCCGACAGCGTGCACTGATCGAGCATATGTATGGGCACTGA
- a CDS encoding LysR family transcriptional regulator yields MDMFQAMRVFTRVVDAGSFTAAAQALDLSTAQVSRLVSELENHLQARLLQRTTRRLSLTGVGSRYVERCRQLLHELDAASAEASGARLKPKGCLRVHSITGLGTQLLAPLASRFSELYPEVNLDLSLSQRHPDLLEEGHDVVITLARVLPDSELVGQHLGSTYSVVCAAPAYLEQHGIPQHLNDLSGHRCLRLVDPVFGDSWTFSDKGIERQVRPSETFQVNVAEAMAQAAGAGMGVCLLPDLIAAKAFQQGKLVRVLPQHRLHERGIYALYPSRRFLDAKVRTWVEFLKEEIPKAFSGYQTILETPSYWA; encoded by the coding sequence ATGGATATGTTTCAGGCGATGCGGGTGTTCACACGCGTGGTCGATGCCGGCAGTTTCACCGCTGCCGCTCAGGCATTGGATCTGTCCACTGCGCAGGTCTCACGGCTGGTCTCGGAACTGGAAAATCATCTACAGGCACGTTTGTTACAGCGCACCACGCGACGATTGAGTCTAACCGGGGTCGGCAGTCGTTACGTGGAGCGTTGCCGGCAGCTGCTGCACGAACTGGACGCTGCCAGCGCCGAAGCCAGCGGCGCCCGCCTCAAGCCCAAGGGGTGCTTGCGTGTGCACTCGATCACCGGTCTAGGTACCCAACTGCTGGCGCCCCTGGCGTCCCGGTTTAGCGAACTTTATCCCGAGGTCAATTTGGACCTCAGCCTTTCCCAGCGCCACCCCGACCTGCTCGAAGAAGGGCACGATGTGGTGATCACCCTGGCTCGCGTGCTACCCGACTCCGAGCTGGTCGGCCAGCACTTGGGCAGCACCTACAGCGTGGTCTGCGCCGCCCCGGCCTACCTCGAGCAGCATGGAATACCGCAGCACCTCAACGACCTCAGCGGGCACCGTTGCCTGCGCCTGGTCGATCCGGTATTTGGCGACAGCTGGACCTTCAGCGACAAGGGCATCGAGCGTCAGGTACGCCCGAGCGAGACCTTTCAGGTCAACGTGGCGGAGGCCATGGCCCAGGCCGCAGGTGCCGGTATGGGCGTGTGCCTGCTGCCTGACCTGATTGCAGCCAAGGCGTTCCAGCAGGGCAAGCTGGTACGCGTACTGCCCCAGCACCGCCTGCATGAGCGAGGTATATATGCCCTATACCCTTCGCGTCGATTCCTCGATGCCAAGGTCAGGACCTGGGTCGAGTTTCTCAAGGAGGAAATCCCCAAGGCCTTCAGCGGTTACCAGACCATCCTGGAAACCCCGTCCTACTGGGCCTGA
- a CDS encoding DUF2790 domain-containing protein: protein MKNKAWLLSWVLLSPLVMADEPQTYHYGMPLDVAEVLSTSVPQGCQVVETSMIYKDSKGETHTLTYLRHGEDCPY from the coding sequence ATGAAGAACAAGGCTTGGCTGTTGAGTTGGGTGTTGCTATCGCCATTGGTGATGGCCGATGAGCCACAGACCTACCACTACGGTATGCCGCTGGATGTCGCCGAGGTGCTGTCGACAAGCGTTCCGCAGGGCTGCCAGGTCGTGGAAACCAGCATGATCTACAAGGACTCGAAGGGCGAAACCCATACCCTGACCTACCTGCGTCATGGTGAAGATTGTCCCTACTGA